A portion of the Echeneis naucrates chromosome 5, fEcheNa1.1, whole genome shotgun sequence genome contains these proteins:
- the LOC115043995 gene encoding butyrophilin subfamily 2 member A2-like isoform X2 — MELLPLCVCVLMWAAAASAEEPGPEITVIEGHDVTLPCSISEDITAERFDWRADGQKEVYVYEGGLSSSKDLSGQHEQFKGRVSHFPGGLKDGNASIKISNTKVSDSGKYSCEFRRTNQKQHVKLLVGTISKLSFKILGETQDGVNLECEVHGETFRPEVQLMDGDGNILPAEKPKISETGRSYTIIVHTKVTTSGNYRCVATQEPIKHQIYDQNYVPVPGGTNTLVRLYVVIAGLCLALLLGVVFCICRTRRK; from the exons ATGGAgctgcttcctctgtgtgtgtgcgtcctgaTGTGGGCTGCAGCAGCGTCTGCCGAGGAACCCG GACCAGAGATCACAGTGATAGAAGGACATGATGTGACTTTACCCTGTTCCATCTCAGAGGATATTACAGCTGAGAGGTTTGACTGGAGGGCTGACGGTCAGAAGGAGGTTTATGTGTATGAAGGTGGTCTTTCTTCCAGTAAAGATCTATCAGGTCAACATGAGCAGTTCAAAGGTCGTGTCTCACATTTTCCTGGAGGACTGAAGGACGGAAACGCCTCCATAAAGATCAGCAACACGAAGGTGTCTGACAGTGGAAAGTACAGCTGTGAATTTAGACGTACAAATCAGAAACAGCACGTGAAGCTTCTTGTTG GTACAATTTCAAAGCTGTCCTTCAAGATACTTGGTGAAACACAGGATGGTGTGAATCTTGAGTGTGAGGTTCATGGTGAGACCTTCAGACCTGAAGTTCAGTTGATGGACGGAGATGGAAACATCCTCCCTGCTGAAAAACCAAAGAtttctgaaacaggaagaagctACACCATCATCGTCCATACTAAAGTGACCACGTCTGGCAACTATCGCTGTGTAGCAACACAGGAGCCCATCAAACATCAGATTTACGATCAGAACTATGTACCTGTACCTG GGGGAACGAACACACTGGTCCGTCTGTACGTGGTTATTGCAGGGTTATGTCTTGCTTTACTTCTTGGAGTAGTTTTCTGCATATGTCGCACTA gaagaaaataa
- the LOC115043995 gene encoding butyrophilin subfamily 2 member A2-like isoform X1 produces MELLPLCVCVLMWAAAASAEEPGPEITVIEGHDVTLPCSISEDITAERFDWRADGQKEVYVYEGGLSSSKDLSGQHEQFKGRVSHFPGGLKDGNASIKISNTKVSDSGKYSCEFRRTNQKQHVKLLVDGPLKDRSDENIPGTISKLSFKILGETQDGVNLECEVHGETFRPEVQLMDGDGNILPAEKPKISETGRSYTIIVHTKVTTSGNYRCVATQEPIKHQIYDQNYVPVPGGTNTLVRLYVVIAGLCLALLLGVVFCICRTRRK; encoded by the exons ATGGAgctgcttcctctgtgtgtgtgcgtcctgaTGTGGGCTGCAGCAGCGTCTGCCGAGGAACCCG GACCAGAGATCACAGTGATAGAAGGACATGATGTGACTTTACCCTGTTCCATCTCAGAGGATATTACAGCTGAGAGGTTTGACTGGAGGGCTGACGGTCAGAAGGAGGTTTATGTGTATGAAGGTGGTCTTTCTTCCAGTAAAGATCTATCAGGTCAACATGAGCAGTTCAAAGGTCGTGTCTCACATTTTCCTGGAGGACTGAAGGACGGAAACGCCTCCATAAAGATCAGCAACACGAAGGTGTCTGACAGTGGAAAGTACAGCTGTGAATTTAGACGTACAAATCAGAAACAGCACGTGAAGCTTCTTGTTG ATGGTCCC ttaaaagacagaagtgacGAAAACATCCCAG GTACAATTTCAAAGCTGTCCTTCAAGATACTTGGTGAAACACAGGATGGTGTGAATCTTGAGTGTGAGGTTCATGGTGAGACCTTCAGACCTGAAGTTCAGTTGATGGACGGAGATGGAAACATCCTCCCTGCTGAAAAACCAAAGAtttctgaaacaggaagaagctACACCATCATCGTCCATACTAAAGTGACCACGTCTGGCAACTATCGCTGTGTAGCAACACAGGAGCCCATCAAACATCAGATTTACGATCAGAACTATGTACCTGTACCTG GGGGAACGAACACACTGGTCCGTCTGTACGTGGTTATTGCAGGGTTATGTCTTGCTTTACTTCTTGGAGTAGTTTTCTGCATATGTCGCACTA gaagaaaataa